DNA from Thermococcus sp.:
GCCGATGATTCCCAGGATTCCTGCTATGAGGAGGGACTGAAGGGCTATGAGGTTTATGAGTGAGTGCATGTATGACTCCGTCAGCAGGAGGAACGCTATCAGCAACGCTGTAACTCCAAGGATGTTTATGACCTCGGTTGTAACGCTCATCATGGCACGACACCCCCAAGGAGGAAGCTTATAACGCCCATTATAGCTAGCAGGAAGCTGGCTGAGAGGTAGTCAATTATCCTGAACAGCCTTATCTTCGCGAGGGTTTCTTCAACGACTACGAAGACACCGATGAGACCAAGCATCTTGACGAAGAGCCAGAAAGTCCCCTTGAGGATTTCGTATAGCGAAGCGCTCGTTGCCAGTCCCCAGGGGACGGCGAAGACGTTGAGGAAGACCGACATGAGGATGAAGGATTTCATATAGCTAGCCCACGTGTTGAGTGCGTAGAGCGGGCCGGTGTATTCAAGCCCTTTCCCTTGGTCGAGCATACCGAGCTCGTTACTTCCGTGGGACTCTATCGGCAGTTTTCCGGTGTCAAAGAGCAGTAGCATGAAGAAGGCCGCGGTTATGAGTATGTGCGTCGGGCTCAGGTACCAGCCCTCGGAAGTTATCTTGTGGTTCATTAGGAACGGGTTGTTCGTTCCCGTCAGTATAGCAACGCCAAAGAAGACCATTATGAGGACCGGCTCGGCAAAGGCGCTGAAGTTAACCGCTCTCGTGGCTCCTATGCCCGTGTAGTAGCTTCCCGTTCTTTCCGTTGCCAGTATTGAGACCATCGCCGCTAAGCCGAAGATGAACGTTCCCCCGAAGAAATCAACCGTCGGAGCGAACCAGCTCGGAAAGTTGCCGATAATTGGCAACACCCAGGGCAATGTAAGCATAGCTCCGAACGCTATGAACGGGGCGAAGACAAAGAACGAACTCGCCCCCCCAGGAACCAGGGTTTCCTTCCTGAAGAACTTCGCCAGGTCGTAGTAGGGCTGAAAGATGCTTATTCCCTTCCGCGACTCTATCCTTGCCTCGGCCTTCTTGAGTATACCAACTATCAGCGGTGAAAGCAGGAGCACGACTATAACCTGGACTACACCGATAAGTATTCTGTCTTCCGGGGTCAATGGCGTCACCTCCAGACGTGGAGAGAACAGGCGTCATCAGCCCCTCTTTCGGGGCACTTAGGGCGGACGCCTTCGCCCGGAATTTTACCCGGAATGGGTAACGTCAAGCCTTTTTAAACTTTTTGTGAACGGGGATGTTCCTTACTGAAATTATTCTGAAGACTGCTCATTTGGGTTCTTTTTCTTGACGAGGTATTTGTTCATGATTTTCATAGCCTCTTCGTTCTTCCACCTGCCCCCATAGAGCCGGTTTTCAGCTATATAACCCGCCAGTTTTATAGCCAGGGTCTGGTTCTCATGATAGAGCTCGTATATTTTGAAATTCAGAGTGGCTTCTTTTTTCGACAGTTCAAGGAGTTTTCTCCTCAGCTCCTCCACCATTTTCCCCCCTCCTTAAAAGCTCGTTTTCCCTCCTGAGTTCCTCAAGAGCCCTTCTCAGAACCTCATTGTCCCGTTTCATTTCCTCGTACTTGGCCTCCATCAGCTCGAGAAGGGTCTCAAGTTCCTCAACCCTCTTCCTAAGTTCTTTTTCCTCCAAGGTCTCACCCTCGAGGGGTTGGTTAAAATCAATAAAAAGGTTGGTGGGTCAATAGAAAAGAACAACAGCGTCCCCAACGACTGCGGTCTCAACCTCCTCGCCCTCGCTGAACACCGCCTTCCTTATGACAACGTCGTCCTTGGTAAGCTCTACCTTTTCCCCTTCAACCTCGAATTCAACTTTTCCGGTCTCCTTAAGGGCTTTCGCCACTTCTTCCGCGTTCTCCTTGAGGTAGGCGGTAATCTTAGGCACGAGCTTTCCATAGCGCGGGCCAACGGTTCTGAAGTTCGGCTTTATCTCGATGATGCGCTCTTCGAGTTCCGGCCCCCCTTTGATAATCTCAAGCCTCTCGATGTTCATGGTTCCGGCGATGTCCTTCTCTATGGTCTTGAGCTTCTCGTAGGAGTCGGTGGCGTATATGGCAACGTGCTTGAGCTTCGCGTTCAGAGCGAGACCGTGGCTGTTCTTGTAGCGTCTAATGGCTCCGACTATCTCGCGGGCGAGCTCGCCGAGTTTCTCTGCTTCCTCGTCAATCCTCTCCTCCCTGAACTTCGGCCACTCAAGAAGGTGGACACTCTTTGCCTTAACCCTCTCGCGGAAGAGGTTCTGGTAGAGCTCCTCGGTTATGTGGGGCACGAAGGGAGCCAGCAGGAGCATGGTGTTGTAGAGCAACTCGTAGAGCGATGCTTTGGCCTTGAGCTTGCTCTCCTCGTCGTCGCCGTAGAGGCGGTACTTAATCATCTCGATGTAGTCATCGGCAACCTCGTGCCAGACGAAGGTTATCAGCTCTCTGGTAAGAAGGTTGAAGCGGTACTTTTCCATCTCCTCGGTGGCGAACTTTATGAGTTTGTGAAGCCTTGAGAGAATCCAGCGGTCGAGGGGCTCGAGCTCGGCTGGGGCTTTAGCGGGGTTAAAGTCCTCTAAATGCCTCTCTGCGAAGCGGTAGATGTTCCAGACCTTTTGTAGGAAGCGGAAGTTGTAGTCAACCGTCTCCCACTTGAACGGGTGGTCCTCTCCTGGGGGAGCTAAGGCGGTCCAGAGCCTTAAAGCGTCGGCACCGTACTTTGGAATCACCTCGTCTGGAGCAACGACGTTGCCATAGCTCTTGCTCATCTTCCTTCCGTCCGGTCCTGCAACCATACCGTTGATGAGGACGTCCTTCCAGGGCTTTTCTCCTGTTAAAACCCAAGTTCTGAATATAGTGTAGAAGGCCCACGTCCTTATGATGTCCGTTCCCTGTGGCCTCAGAGCGGTCGGGAAGTTGTGCTCAAACCAGCGCTTCCCTTCTTCATCTCCCTTTATAGCGTCGTGCCACCTGCTTATTATCAGCGGGGTTATGCTGGAATCAACCCAGCAGTCGAGGACATCGGTTACTGGCTTCGGCTCGCTTCCATCGGAGCATTTTCTCGGCGGTTTATCGAAGCGCGGGTCCACAGGCAGGTCTTTCTCATCGGGCAGGATTATCTCACCGTTGTCGCAGACCCAGAAGGGAATCGGCGTTCCGAAAACCCTCTGCCTGCTTATGACCCAGTCCCAGTCCATTGACTCGGCCCAGTCCTTCAGGCGAAGGAACATATCCTCAGGATACCAATTGATTTCCTTTGCCACCTTGACTATCTCGTCGGTGAAGTCCTTCACCTTTATGAACCACTGCTTCTTTGGAAGGAGTTCAATAGGCGCCATACAGGAGCTCCTCTCGGTGTGCCTCAGAACGCGGTGCTTTATCTTCTCCTTCTTGTATAGGAGACCCATCTTCTCAAGGTCTTCAGCTATCTTCTTTCTCGCCTCCTCAGTCTTCAGGCCCTTGTAGGGACCAGCCCTCTCGTTCATCGTTCCGTCCTCGTTGATTGCAATAATTACCGGCAGGTTGTAGCGCTTCTGCCAGACAACGTCCTGCTC
Protein-coding regions in this window:
- a CDS encoding NADH-quinone oxidoreductase subunit H, translating into MTPEDRILIGVVQVIVVLLLSPLIVGILKKAEARIESRKGISIFQPYYDLAKFFRKETLVPGGASSFFVFAPFIAFGAMLTLPWVLPIIGNFPSWFAPTVDFFGGTFIFGLAAMVSILATERTGSYYTGIGATRAVNFSAFAEPVLIMVFFGVAILTGTNNPFLMNHKITSEGWYLSPTHILITAAFFMLLLFDTGKLPIESHGSNELGMLDQGKGLEYTGPLYALNTWASYMKSFILMSVFLNVFAVPWGLATSASLYEILKGTFWLFVKMLGLIGVFVVVEETLAKIRLFRIIDYLSASFLLAIMGVISFLLGGVVP
- a CDS encoding valine--tRNA ligase; translated protein: MLPKNYDPNEIEPKWQKFWLDEKIYKYELDEKRPSYAIDTPPPFTSGTLHLGHVLSHTWIDIIARYKRMTGYNVLFPQGFDNHGLPTELKVEKEFGISKDQPEKFLQKCIEWTWQAIEAMRNQFIRIGYSADWDLEYHTMDDWYKATVQKSLIEFYKKGLLYQAEHPVYWCPRCRTSLAKAEVGYVEEEGYLYYIKLPLADGSGHVPIATTRPELMPACVAVFVHPDDERYKDVVGKKVKLPIFEREVPVLADEDVDPSFGTGAVYNCTYGDEQDVVWQKRYNLPVIIAINEDGTMNERAGPYKGLKTEEARKKIAEDLEKMGLLYKKEKIKHRVLRHTERSSCMAPIELLPKKQWFIKVKDFTDEIVKVAKEINWYPEDMFLRLKDWAESMDWDWVISRQRVFGTPIPFWVCDNGEIILPDEKDLPVDPRFDKPPRKCSDGSEPKPVTDVLDCWVDSSITPLIISRWHDAIKGDEEGKRWFEHNFPTALRPQGTDIIRTWAFYTIFRTWVLTGEKPWKDVLINGMVAGPDGRKMSKSYGNVVAPDEVIPKYGADALRLWTALAPPGEDHPFKWETVDYNFRFLQKVWNIYRFAERHLEDFNPAKAPAELEPLDRWILSRLHKLIKFATEEMEKYRFNLLTRELITFVWHEVADDYIEMIKYRLYGDDEESKLKAKASLYELLYNTMLLLAPFVPHITEELYQNLFRERVKAKSVHLLEWPKFREERIDEEAEKLGELAREIVGAIRRYKNSHGLALNAKLKHVAIYATDSYEKLKTIEKDIAGTMNIERLEIIKGGPELEERIIEIKPNFRTVGPRYGKLVPKITAYLKENAEEVAKALKETGKVEFEVEGEKVELTKDDVVIRKAVFSEGEEVETAVVGDAVVLFY